One Cucurbita pepo subsp. pepo cultivar mu-cu-16 chromosome LG07, ASM280686v2, whole genome shotgun sequence genomic region harbors:
- the LOC111798321 gene encoding plasma membrane ATPase 4, translating to MGNDTGLTLEGIKNETVDLEKIPIEEVFEQLKCTREGLTSQEGENRLQIFGPNKLEEKKESKFLKFLGFMWNPLSWVMEAAAIMAIALANGGGKGPDWQDFVGIVCLLVINSTISFIEENNAGNAAAALMAGLAPKTKVLRDGKWCEQDAAILVPGDVISVKLGDIIPADARLLEGDPLKVDQSALTGESLPVTKHPGDEVFSGSTCKQGEIEAVVIATGVHTFFGKAAHLVDSTNQVGHFQKVLTAIGNFCICSIAIGMLIEIIVMYPIQHRAYRDGIDNLLVLLIGGIPIAMPTVLSVTMAIGSHKLSQQGAITKRMTAIEEMAGMDVLCSDKTGTLTLNKLSVDKNLIEVFVKGVDKDHVVLLAARASRTENQDAIDAAMVGMLADPKEARAGIREVHFLPFNPVDKRTALTYIDSNGNWHRASKGAPEQILSLCNCKEDFKRKVFSVIDKFAERGLRSLAVARQEVPEKTKESPGSPWQFVGLLPLFDPPRHDSAETIRRALNLGVNVKMITGDQLAIGKETGRRLGMGTNMYPSSSLLGQHKDESIAGLPVEELIEKADGFAGVFPEHKYEIVKKLQERKHICGMTGDGVNDAPALKKADIGIAVADATDAARGASDIVLTEPGLSVIISAVLTSRAIFQRMKNYTIYAVSITIRIVFGFMLIALIWKFDFSPFMVLIIAILNDGTIMTISKDRVKPSPLPDSWKLKEIFATGVVLGGYLALMTVIFFWLMDGTDFFTDKFGVRSIRHNEDEKMAALYLQVSIVSQALIFVTRSRSWSYVERPGLLLVGAFFIAQLVATVIAVYADWSFAKIKGVGWGWAGVIWLYSIVFYVPLDIMKFAIRYILSGKAWVSMLENKTAFTTKKDYGKEEREAQWALAQRTLHGLQPPESTNIFSEKSSYRELSEIAEQAKRRAEIARLRELNTLKGHVESVVKLKGLDIDTIQQHYTV from the exons ATGGGAAACGACACCGGTTTGACTCTGGAGGGGATCAAGAACGAGACGGTTGATctg GAGAAAATCCCCATTGAAGAAGTGTTTGAGCAGCTGAAATGTACAAGAGAAGGTCTAACATCTCAAGAAGGGGAGAACCGTCTTCAAATCTTTGGGCCCAACAAGctagaagagaaaaaggaaagcaaGTTTCTGAAGTTCCTTGGTTTTATGTGGAATCCCCTTTCATGGGTCATGGAGGCTGCAGCTATCATGGCCATTGCCTTGGCTAACGGAGGCGGTAAGGGACCGGATTGGCAGGACTTCGTCGGTATCGTGTGTCTGCTGGTTATCAACTCCACCATTAGTTTCATTGAAGAGAACAATGCTGGtaatgctgctgctgctcttATGGCTGGTCTTGCTCCTAAGACTAAG GTTTTGAGGGATGGGAAATGGTGTGAACAAGATGCAGCGATTCTGGTACCAGGAGATGTGATTAGTGTCAAATTGGGAGACATCATCCCGGCCGATGCTCGTCTTCTGGAGGGCGATCCGTTAAAGGTGGATCAATCTGCATTGACGGGAGAATCGCTTCCGGTGACAAAGCATCCAGGGGATGAAGTGTTCTCTGGTTCAACTTGCAAACAAGGAGAAATAGAAGCTGTTGTTATTGCCACTGGTGTCCACACCTTCTTTGGAAAGGCAGCTCATCTGGTTGACAGCACCAACCAAGTTGGTCACTTCCAAAAGGTTCTCACTGCCATTGGGAACTTCTGTATCTGTTCCATTGCCATTGGTATGCTGATCGAGATCATCGTCATGTACCCGATCCAACACCGTGCCTACCGAGATGGAATCGACAATCTTTTGGTTCTCTTGATTGGAGGAATTCCCATTGCCATGCCTACTGTCTTGTCTGTCACTATGGCTATTGGATCTCACAAGTTGTCCCAACAGGGAGCTATCACCAAGAGAATGACTGCCATCGAAGAAATGGCCGGTATGGACGTCCTCTGCAGCGACAAGACCGGAACGCTCACGCTTAACAAGTTGAGTGTTGACAAGAACTTGATTGAGGTATTTGTCAAGGGTGTCGACAAAGACCATGTCGTTCTTCTTGCTGCCCGGGCTTCTAGGACTGAAAACCAGGATGCCATTGATGCTGCCATGGTCGGTATGCTTGCTGACCCGAAAGAG GCAAGAGCTGGCATTAGAGAAGTTCACTTCCTCCCATTCAACCCTGTCGACAAGCGAACTGCCTTGACTTACATCGACTCCAACGGTAACTGGCACCGTGCTAGCAAAGGAGCTCCCGAGCAG ATCTTGAGTCTTTGCAACTGCAAGGAGGACTTCAAGAGGAAGGTGTTTTCTGTAATCGACAAGTTCGCCGAGCGTGGACTTCGATCGTTGGCTGTTGCTCGACAG GAAGTGCCTGAAAAAACCAAGGAGAGTCCCGGTTCCCCATGGCAATTCGTCGGTTTGTTGCCTCTTTTCGATCCTCCTCGACACGACAGTGCTGAAACCATCCGCCGAGCTCTCAACTTGGGAGTGAATGTCAAGATGATTACAG GTGATCAACTTGCTATCGGAAAGGAAACTGGCCGAAGACTTGGAATGGGAACGAATATGTACCCGTCATCTTCCTTACTCGGTCAACACAAGGACGAAAGCATTGCTGGCCTCCCAGTTGAAGAGTTGATTGAGAAAGCTGATGGATTTGCCGGAGTGTTTCCAG AACACAAATATGAAATTGTCAAGAAGTTGCAAGAAAGGAAGCACATTTGTGGAATGACAGGAGATGGTGTCAATGATGCCCCTGCTTTGAAGAAGGCTGACATTGGTATTGCTGTTGCTGATGCTACTGATGCTGCACGAGGCGCATCCGATATCGTTCTAACGGAGCCTGGATTGAGTGTTATCATCAGTGCCGTGTTGACTAGCCGAGCAATCTTCCAAAGGATGAAGAACTATACC ATTTATGCAGTTTCCATCACCATTCGTATCGTG TTTGGTTTCATGTTGATCGCTCTCATTTGGAAGTTCGATTTCTCACCGTTCATGGTTCTAATTATTGCCATCTTGAACGACG GTACAATTATGACAATCTCAAAGGACAGAGTGAAGCCATCTCCATTGCCTGACAGTTGGAAACTCAAGGAGATTTTCGCCACCGGAGTAGTACTCGGCGGGTACTTGGCGTTGATGACGGTTATATTCTTCTGGCTAATGGACGGAACCGACTTCTTCACC GATAAATTCGGTGTGAGATCGATTCGTCACAACGAAGACGAAAAGATGGCTGCTTTGTACTTGCAAGTGAGTATTGTTAGCCAAGCTTTGATTTTCGTAACTCGATCACGTAGCTGGTCGTACGTCGAGCGCCCGGGACTTCTCTTAGTCGGTGCTTTCTTCATTGCACAATTG GTTGCAACTGTGATAGCTGTGTATGCTGATTGGTCATTTGCTAAGATCAAGGGCGTTGGATGGGGATGGGCTGGTGTCATCTGGCTTTATAGCATTGTTTTTTACGTTCCGCTCGATATCATGAAGTTCGCTATTCGATACATCTTGAGCGGAAAGGCGTGGGTGAGCATGTTAGAAAACAAG ACTGCCTTCACTACCAAGAAAGACtatggaaaagaagaaagggaagCTCAATGGGCACTTGCTCAAAGGACACTACATGGACTTCAACCACCCGAATCAACAAACATCTTCTCCGAAAAGAGTAGCTACCGAGAACTCTCCGAGATCGCCGAGCAAGCTAAGAGACGTGCCGAGATTGCAAG GCTTCGTGAGCTCAACACGCTCAAGGGTCACGTCGAGTCAGTCGTTAAGTTGAAGGGGCTCGATATCGACACGATCCAGCAGCATTACACAGTGTGA
- the LOC111799081 gene encoding transcription factor bHLH146-like, which yields MGRQILRKRKRVLSLEPNKLAYTMFARNYVKYLMTSLPKISHHHQQHQEQNFQKLVKFEVDMAMAQSATEFSWGNALKKKLLQREDGNGSNGFGFSLQTVKFSQENLEREHEEHEERKEPKIENGLMKLRKIVPGGSNGELEEDDLFKQTESYIKCLELQVNVLRCLVDTNTN from the coding sequence ATGGGAAGgcaaattttgagaaaaagaaaaagggttctTTCCCTTGAACCAAACAAACTTGCATACACCATGTTTGCAAGAAACTATGTCAAATATTTGATGACATCTTTACCCAAAAtctctcatcatcatcaacaacatcaagaacaaaattttcagaagCTTGTGAAGTTTGAGGTTGACATGGCAATGGCTCAATCAGCAACCGAGTTTTCATGGGGCAATGCTCTTAAAAAGAAGCTTCTTCAAAGAGAAGATGGCAATGGGAGTAATGGGTTtggtttctctctccaaacgGTGAAATTTTCTCaagaaaatttagagagagaacacgaagaacacgaagaacgcAAAGAACCAAAGATAGAAAATGGGCTGATGAAGCTGAGAAAAATCGTCCCAGGTGGTTCAAATGGAGaattggaagaagatgatTTGTTCAAACAAACTGAGAGTTATATAAAATGTCTTGAGTTGCAGGTCAATGTTCTTAGATGTTTGGTTGATacaaacacaaattaa
- the LOC111798034 gene encoding uncharacterized protein LOC111798034: MSLASSQLSFLSTTLSFSSAPTPRRSNNILHSFHPIIASKLPPPADDPNGLERGNENRLAKLAIVTLAAGVLSLGSVHDASAAKTGGRVGGQAFRSAAPRSSSPRINNNSRTNIYINPRVAPPLVGGYGYGVPYYGGGWGWSPFSFFAPTPSVAVGIGGGFDVLVLFIFLGTVAAFVRRFLGGRGEDDDDDY, from the exons ATGTCGTTGGCCTCATCGCAGCTCAGCTTTCTCTCCACCACCCTCTCCTTCTCCTCCGCCCCCACCCCTCGCCGGTCCAACAACATCCTCCATTCTTTCCATCCTATAATCGCCTCTAAACTTCCTCCTCCCGCCGATGATCCTAA tggattagagaggggaaatGAGAATCGACTAGCGAAGCTTGCGATTGTTACTCTGGCGGCTGGGGTTTTGTCATTGGGATCGGTTCATGATGCGTCCGCCGCTAAGACCGGTGGCCGAGTCGGCGGCCAGGCGTTCCGGTCGGCGGCTCCCCGGTCTTCGTCGCCGAGAATCAATAACAATTCCAG GACAAATATCTACATAAACCCGAGAGTAGCGCCTCCTCTAGTAGGTGGGTATGGTTATGGTGTGCCATACTATGGAGGAGGATGGGGATGGtcaccattttcattctttgcACCAACCCCAAGTGTAGCTGTAGGCATTGGAGGAGGTTTTGATGTTCTTGtgctcttcatttttcttggaACTGTTGCAGCTTTTGTGAGAAGGTTCCTtggaggaagaggagaagatgatgatgatgattattaA